Proteins encoded by one window of Ferroacidibacillus organovorans:
- a CDS encoding spore coat protein: MNGGMMPFGAHELIGLNEALMAKSANIELLSFLGQHVQDQRLRNMLDQHAESIHHHYMQGVQLLQGQAQGAYGKPSLAESNVNFYGQPKLGLRNPNMPMPRLNAQAPSERSICTTALSLYKFGAIGWTTFGLECTNPQLREWFMSGTAMSDKMAYEMWSFMNQKGYYQVVTLPNETIHAMTQAYTPSQMNVNQSTNAIQYQ; the protein is encoded by the coding sequence TTGAACGGTGGCATGATGCCATTCGGAGCGCATGAACTGATTGGGTTGAATGAGGCGCTTATGGCGAAATCCGCGAACATTGAACTCCTGTCTTTCTTGGGTCAACATGTGCAAGATCAGCGACTGAGAAATATGTTAGATCAGCACGCAGAATCGATTCATCATCACTATATGCAGGGTGTTCAACTTTTGCAGGGACAAGCGCAGGGGGCATACGGTAAACCGAGTTTAGCGGAGTCAAACGTGAATTTTTATGGTCAGCCCAAATTGGGGTTGCGCAACCCAAACATGCCGATGCCTCGTCTGAATGCGCAAGCCCCATCTGAGCGATCGATCTGTACGACAGCGCTTAGTCTTTATAAATTCGGCGCAATCGGCTGGACAACGTTTGGTCTTGAGTGCACAAATCCTCAATTGCGCGAGTGGTTTATGAGTGGAACGGCAATGAGTGATAAAATGGCGTATGAAATGTGGAGCTTTATGAATCAAAAAGGGTATTACCAAGTTGTTACGCTTCCGAACGAAACCATTCACGCCATGACGCAGGCGTACACACCTTCACAAATGAACGTGAACCAAAGCACAAATGCTATACAGTATCAATAA
- a CDS encoding MBL fold metallo-hydrolase — protein sequence MFLKYFYDEKLAQASYMVGCQATGEALVIDPSRDVTMYEETAVKEGFRIVAATETHIHADFVSGARELAVNAGAKLYLSGEGDAIWRQQYTDGISFQWVHDGDTFKIGNLTFDVMHTPGHTPESLSFLVHDGGGGIHREAMGIFSGDFVFVGDIGRPDLLEKAVGVSGSSEQGAKQMYQSIQRFKKLPDHLQVWPGHGAGSACGKALGAIPSSTVGYEKLFNWAMADLSEEEFIQKLLEGQPEPPRYFAQMKKLNVEGPALLSDLPAIPLIDSAAVKTAIAERGQVVDTRSAAAFRAGHLPGTINIPYNKSFITWAGWLLSYEQPIYLLAESGQQSNIVRDLRSIGFDNVAGIASLDVVDVSTIGGEELESYREITPQEALSLLKQGDVTWIDVRNDAEWAEGYIDGAKHLMLGKLQGRLTELPEDKNHPIVVQCQSGARSSIAASVLQREGFKNVINMAGGFGRWLKEELPYTKEKEEKILNA from the coding sequence GTGTTTCTTAAATATTTTTATGATGAGAAATTGGCTCAGGCGTCCTATATGGTCGGCTGTCAGGCGACGGGTGAGGCGCTTGTGATCGATCCGTCGCGCGATGTAACGATGTACGAAGAAACGGCAGTAAAAGAAGGTTTTCGCATTGTTGCGGCAACAGAGACGCACATTCATGCAGATTTTGTCTCTGGTGCAAGAGAGTTGGCTGTAAATGCCGGTGCAAAATTATATCTGTCCGGCGAAGGGGACGCAATATGGCGTCAACAGTATACGGATGGGATTTCTTTTCAGTGGGTGCACGATGGAGATACCTTCAAAATTGGCAATTTGACCTTTGATGTAATGCATACGCCAGGACACACACCTGAGAGTCTGTCGTTTTTAGTGCATGACGGAGGCGGGGGAATTCACAGGGAAGCTATGGGGATTTTTAGTGGAGATTTTGTGTTTGTAGGAGACATAGGACGGCCTGATCTTCTTGAAAAAGCAGTCGGCGTCAGCGGATCCTCCGAACAAGGCGCAAAACAAATGTACCAGTCGATTCAGCGCTTTAAAAAGCTTCCAGATCATCTTCAAGTTTGGCCAGGGCATGGTGCGGGTAGTGCGTGCGGCAAAGCGCTTGGTGCAATTCCCTCTTCAACAGTGGGCTATGAAAAACTCTTTAACTGGGCAATGGCAGATCTCTCAGAGGAAGAGTTTATCCAAAAGTTACTTGAAGGACAGCCTGAGCCACCTCGCTATTTTGCCCAAATGAAAAAACTCAATGTTGAAGGCCCGGCGCTGCTCTCAGATCTTCCTGCGATTCCGCTGATTGACAGCGCTGCTGTAAAAACGGCGATCGCTGAGCGAGGGCAAGTTGTCGATACGCGATCGGCGGCTGCATTTCGCGCGGGTCACTTGCCAGGAACGATAAACATTCCATATAACAAGTCTTTCATTACGTGGGCAGGTTGGTTGCTTTCCTATGAACAGCCGATTTATTTACTCGCAGAGTCGGGGCAGCAATCCAACATTGTTCGTGATTTGCGATCAATTGGATTTGACAATGTGGCAGGTATCGCGTCTCTCGATGTTGTGGATGTTTCGACCATTGGGGGAGAAGAGCTTGAGTCGTATCGGGAGATTACGCCTCAAGAGGCGCTTTCTCTTTTGAAACAGGGTGATGTGACGTGGATTGATGTGAGAAATGATGCGGAGTGGGCAGAAGGCTACATTGATGGAGCAAAACATCTCATGCTTGGCAAACTTCAAGGACGTTTGACTGAACTGCCAGAAGATAAAAATCATCCGATCGTTGTTCAATGCCAATCTGGGGCGCGTTCCTCGATCGCAGCAAGTGTATTGCAGCGTGAGGGATTCAAAAATGTGATCAACATGGCCGGCGGGTTTGGTCGGTGGTTAAAAGAAGAACTTCCATATACGAAGGAGAAGGAAGAAAAAATTCTTAACGCGTAA
- a CDS encoding arginase family protein, protein MKQIQLIGIPMALQYPADLSKRSLQVKNAPDAIRTYLQSKAPQFMSELHDRGNVPIELPEQASSFAKVETAIESIRTSLANWIREDTFSIILGGECDLAFGTFSAIKKVFPHIHLLWIDSHADFLNEKTSSTGYLGGMALASIVGHTVNRERILDGDRVTLISAQLMEPPEKAALQEYGIHHVQQDKLEGWMKSSIPKADTFIHLDVDAIHTHEMPAVDFPNSNGLTSASVIDLVRAIAENSTLRGIEIAGFNPELDKKDKGMQLVLSILKECTREPIFS, encoded by the coding sequence TTGAAACAAATCCAACTCATCGGCATCCCTATGGCACTTCAGTATCCCGCAGACCTGTCCAAAAGAAGCCTCCAAGTAAAAAATGCTCCAGATGCCATCCGCACTTACCTTCAATCAAAAGCGCCACAGTTCATGAGCGAGCTACATGACCGAGGTAACGTACCCATTGAATTGCCAGAGCAGGCAAGTTCATTTGCAAAAGTTGAAACCGCCATCGAATCCATTCGCACTTCACTTGCAAATTGGATCCGCGAGGATACGTTCTCCATCATACTCGGCGGTGAATGTGATCTAGCATTTGGTACGTTTTCGGCCATCAAAAAAGTCTTCCCTCACATTCATCTACTTTGGATTGACTCTCACGCAGACTTTCTAAACGAAAAGACATCATCGACAGGATATCTTGGAGGCATGGCTTTGGCCAGTATCGTCGGGCACACAGTCAATCGAGAACGAATCTTAGACGGCGATCGAGTGACACTTATCAGCGCACAGCTTATGGAACCGCCCGAGAAAGCAGCCTTACAAGAATACGGCATCCATCATGTACAACAAGACAAACTGGAGGGTTGGATGAAATCATCCATACCTAAAGCAGATACTTTCATTCATCTTGATGTGGATGCAATTCACACGCACGAAATGCCAGCAGTCGATTTCCCGAATTCTAACGGATTGACCAGCGCAAGCGTTATTGATTTGGTGCGCGCCATCGCAGAAAACAGTACTCTTCGCGGAATAGAGATTGCAGGTTTCAATCCCGAACTGGATAAAAAAGACAAAGGAATGCAGCTTGTACTCTCTATCCTGAAAGAATGTACACGCGAACCGATTTTCTCTTGA
- a CDS encoding rhodanese-like domain-containing protein — translation MSCPSINVTELKSHLYRRDAQIIDVREIAEYRASHIEGSTLIPLAELPFRLDEIERDKDVIVVCRSGNRSAQACEILRERGFLRTKSLSGGLAAWSA, via the coding sequence TTGAGTTGCCCGAGCATCAATGTCACAGAACTGAAAAGTCACCTCTACCGTAGGGATGCGCAGATCATTGATGTGCGTGAAATCGCAGAATACCGCGCGAGTCACATTGAGGGTTCAACCCTGATACCACTGGCTGAGTTGCCTTTTCGTCTCGACGAGATTGAGCGAGACAAGGATGTCATTGTCGTCTGCCGCTCAGGCAATCGCAGTGCACAAGCCTGTGAGATCTTACGCGAACGTGGTTTTTTACGTACAAAGTCTCTTTCTGGCGGTCTGGCTGCCTGGAGCGCCTGA
- a CDS encoding rhodanese-like domain-containing protein, giving the protein MLQWMSIDVKENMKKNKNLQIIDVREPGEFAAGHIPGAVNIPLGQISSRYKEIDPNRETAVICLSGGRSSRACEFLQSVGYNHLHNVMGGMSSWDGPIER; this is encoded by the coding sequence ATGTTGCAATGGATGTCAATTGATGTAAAAGAAAATATGAAGAAGAACAAAAATCTACAAATCATCGATGTGAGAGAACCGGGAGAGTTTGCGGCGGGGCATATTCCAGGCGCTGTCAATATCCCTTTAGGTCAAATTTCTTCACGCTATAAAGAAATTGATCCAAACCGTGAGACAGCCGTTATCTGCCTAAGCGGTGGTCGCAGCAGCAGGGCGTGTGAGTTTTTACAGAGTGTCGGCTATAACCATTTGCACAATGTCATGGGTGGAATGTCAAGCTGGGATGGCCCAATTGAACGGTAA